The genomic stretch GTCTTTTTGAAACATGTTTGTTACTATGAACACATACCATTTGTGCTTCCACTTCTTAGTTAAAACACGGGAGTGTTGTTTTATTGTAAAGATGAATCACTTTTTCCCAAGCCATAACCATACCATTCACTTGATTGCAAGCCAAATTAAATTTAGACATGGTTCATTTGATCACATAATATGCTCATACAAAATTTCTATACTATTTTGTAAgttcaataaaattttttagatcAAACCATATTCCATAATATCCCACTAGCATCAACTCTAGAGTATAGACACTCCCATCTTCCAGGCAGGCATGTATTCCAGGCAGGCATGTATCCCCAATGGCAACATCCAGAAACCCATCTCAGCAGTAGCACATCTagcaaaaaatatttaattctatCTAACAAATAACCAAACTCTCATCAAAAAACTTAAAAACTCCTAGCCTGGAGGATCTCCTCACAGACACATTGCATGGGCATAGTCAGCCACCATTCAGTATTTGTAAGTGGAAATGAATAGTGAGAAAAAAATAGCAAATAAGGGGGAAATGGGGAACAATGGTCTCAAAACTCGGAATGTTCAGAtggaaattatcaattaatGAGCTTCCTATAGATAATAAAGAGAAACATGCTTGGAAGTTGAAATTATGCCTTTTGTGTGTGCACATAAGGAAAATCGAAAGAGCATATGTTGGGTAATAACAATTCAAGAAAGGTTTTGGTTTACCAGGATCCGAAATCTCACATATGGACCaaacaattaataaattgaaaCTGTTCACTCTATAACAATGTTAATGTGCAATAAACCCAAGAAACCAAATTATATCACAAGCCAACTTTTAACATAAGTGATGCAAACATCGAACAGACCGTTAagttttttgaagaaaaaattgtaGTAAAACCATCTAAGATACACAAAAAACAAGAATCAGAAGATCATATTTCCATCTGATGTctatatttaatgaatttgcatggttttaGATCCATCTTTTGATGGCTCAATTTACCAAGGTCACATgaatctaaatttatattttctacttCTTCCTTCACCTTTTTTGTAGACGAGATTTCTTGTGCATAGGTCTTTGGTTGTATGGGGCTTGCCCCTTTTCTGTGCAACTTACTAGAAAATAGCACATgaatccaaaatttttaaaaataattataccaGAGAGGTTCTTAGTCTCTATGCTGGGAATAGCAACTGAGAATGAGACAGATTCCATTCTACCCTTAACATTAGAATATTCTAGGAGTTCCTTTCTTTGTCCACAAATGTTCATGCATCTCTAAGGCAAAGAAATCATTGGAAAGAAACAACAAGATAAGCTAGCATATTCACAACTATTGAGGATGAGTCTTGTCACATTGTCTATTACtaaatgacaaagaaagaagCTCAAACAAGACAAACTCAGTAGTACATGAATGCACCATTGTTTCATCATTTAGGGTGCTCTATGATGCAAAACTCAGAGGACTAACATACTAATCAACAAAGGAGAATATGAAGACACCTTACTAAACTAAACTGTATCATGCTTTACCAAGAAATAGAATCATACAAAAAAGCAGCCAAGGTATGTAAAATGGAAGAGGAACGGGGTGCAATACTGGTGTTAGTAGTTAAACAAACTTAAAtgagataaaagaaaagaaaaaaaaaaaaactcaactaAGCAACTTCCCAACAAGTTGGGATATAATGATCATGTTTTAAACATTGCTCCATAACACGTTAATAATATGCTAAATTACCCAGAACAAAATACTGAATTTTAAccatgttttcaattttagaccgactttttaattttttcaatagttACATCCAACttgttatttgattttcaataatGGATTGTCATTACCCTTTGCCTTGTCAACAATTTTCGTTGAACAATGACGTGTCAAGCTTAAATGGACTATTTGAAGAATGAGGTAACAAGTTCACTTATGGAAATTATGATAGGGCAAATAGCAGTCTATTGCTGAAACCAAATAAAAAGTTGGATGTGACTATTGGGAAAATTAAAAAGTCAGTCCAAAATTTAAAGCATGGTTAAAAGCtcagtatttttttttacaatgaacCCTTAATAATAAAAGTACTAATAAACTAATAGTTACATTagacaaaataataaagtacaTGGAttacacataattatttatataactaAAAAGATTAACTCATGTGATTAGAAATAAccgaaatatatttatatcaaaataagtaattaataacattaatagTTACAATAAAATGTCGATTGACCAaagttaacaaataaaatactatgtacaatatcatcaattaatataaataatacaagAATCAATAAACTACTAACTGAGTGAAAACTATTACTCATACAACAACTTAAGATAATTGGTTCCTGAGGGTCaaaaatatatgtttcaaaatatcatcaGAGGACAAATTTGAGGAAACCCCACAAAACATAACATTCTCAAGGCTCTTTGTTGATCAGATTTCCATGTATTCACTAGCAAGTCGGAGATCTGGTAACGGGGTTGCTGGAAAATGATACTTTTTGTAAAACTATGCATGCCCCTCAAATGCCCATGTCACACATGGAAATGGCTGGGAATGAGAAAATATAAGTGAAAACTTAAGCCTCACAATTAGCCCAAGTGAGGAGCAGGCGGCTAATTTCCATCAAAATTACAAACAATATGTGAGGGCTGACATTGACATTTAGCTGAAAGAATGAAAAATTGACGGttgcaattaaaaaaatgaggTCATCAAGTCAAATTTCATTTAAAGTGTTGGGGTGATAGAagtaattaactaaaaataattaacaaagaTTTTAGACTTCCTCTTAAGTCCCAAGACTACACCTGCCATATAGCCAAAACCAATAACTATCCTGAGCTTCTCTAGAAAGGATAAGTAACAATATTTACCCTTCAATTTCATCAGAAAAAGCATCAAAGATTAGTCAGTTACAATCCCCGTTCAACGAGTTACATAAGACCAAGGCTTTATTCCCTTCCAACACTGAACGTGCAGCACATAGAAGGTATGCGAGCGCTAAATATGTCATCAATCACAAGCTTCAAATGGAACAAACAAATACAATCACCTCGTCAACATAGTTTTGAATTTGACACAAACATGTGGAGAAATAAAGCAGTACCAACAGACTTGCAATTGTTCCAGTTAATCAAAGTTGCGAATTACCCAGAGCCATATagttatacataaaaataaacaaacaaataaatatacgCATTATGATGGGGTTTACTCGGACGCACCTGGGAAGCTCAATCGAGATCCTCTTGCCTTTCTGACCCCATCCCCCGGTTTTGCTGACCACCAGTGTTTGATCCTCCACCAGCACCTGAACCTGCAGACCCAAAAGGCCACGCCAAGGATATTCTAAACCTCCGCTCCACTGTCCGCTGCCCCGGAGAGCTTCCTTCAGATGTTCCAGCGTCACTGCCCGAACCTGCGGTTGGATTTCCTGAACCAGTTGAACCCGGAGCAGGGTTTTCGTATTCAGGATCGTCCGTCGGCAACTCATACCGACAAACCGGGCACGAATTATGCAATTCCAACCACGGAACAATGCAATCAGGATGGTATACATGTTTGCAAGGCATCTGCTTGACCTCCATATCGCGCTCAAAGTCATCTTTACACACAGCACACTGAGCCAAATCAGAGCTCAACAATTCGTCGTCCACGGTTACTCTGGGAAGCGCCTTGATCGCGGACTTTGCAGCCGGTGGGGTTCCGTATCTGTTGGGATCGTTCTCCGCCAGTTGCTGGATCAACTGCTCGAGGCCGGGGCCGACGACGTAGTCGCCGAGGTTGAGAGGCGGGCGAAACCCTTGGTCCGACGGCTGATTGGCGATCATGAACTCGATGTTGGCCCCGCCGGCAACGAGGTTGGCGAGGTGGTTCTGCAAGAAGGCATAGGGATCGAACCTTTCCGGGTCTTGTGAAAGAGGCAATGCCCTACGTTGGTCGAAAATGTTCGAGAAGGCGCTGGGGTTTTGAAGGTCAAGGGAAGTCGACGAGGAAGACGATAACAGGAGAGGCAGTCCAGTGAGGAAGTCAGAGAGGGGGTCCGGGAAGGCAGAGAAAGGATCAAGAGAGTCGAGACCTGGGTTATTAGGGTTAGGGCTACGATCTTGTTCCCATTCTTCAAGAAAGCCTCCGTTGCAGGACGGACAGAGAAGGTCGAAGTTAGGCGACGGCGTGAGAGTGACCGTCCGTTCGCACTGATAGCAGAAGTACAGCTGCGGGCCGCGGCCGGCGACCGGTCCTCCGGCGGAGGCCATTCTTCGGCTCGCCGATAGGGGAACTTAAAAAACAATGTGCTTTCGCTTTTTGCATTTtagattaaaatgaaatttagctCTTATCTGATTCCGTCCAGGGGCCGGGCCCTTTGTGTGAAGGGCTTGAAGTTGGGTCCAATGCCTTATTGGGCCGAGAGTTCGGATCGTCCTCAAGTATTTGTAGGAGAGTTTATTTGTTTGGTTCTAATGGGtttaaactttttttaatataaaattttaaatatatatttaaatatatcttctaataaaaaacattataaaaataaattatttatatttatatttattataatttatgtacatatgcttattattaatatttaatattatttattattataattataattaaaagtatatCATTATTAATAAACCTTAATTGATTTTCAGTTCGAGATTAAAAATCCATCATCCCCAACATCATAAACCAGGATTAGACTAAGgtttactcaatttttttttaatcacatAATAATAATGGACCTCACTTGAGATGTGATTTTCACCCTTAAAACGATATAAGTAGCTCAAATCgtaaacataaaaattgtaactCTGTCTCTTAACTTCGTGTAGTATCAAGAGTCGTATCAAATTGCATGCAAACAACATTAGTCTTTTTGAAATGACTCAAATTAAACCTAAGTATCTTAGattgagtttttttaatttgatttatcaAGTACCTCAACTTAAATattgcattatatatatttgatcaaGGAATATCCCCCTAAGAAGAAAAACTACCATATTACTTTTATGGATTCACTAATTGCTAGGCAATCTTGTGCACTAGAGGCTAGTTTAAACTTCCTACGTCCTTGCACTATAGAATGTCGTGTGTTccttaaattttaagattcatTTCCAAAGACTTCTTGATTTGACTCATTGTTGATAGTGTAATTTTGTGTACCCCTTAACGAAATAACGTGACTCTTGTCAATTTTTTAGGgtaaaaaagtcattttaaaGGCCTCTTACCCTTACAACTCACAATGTTTCTCTCGCTTTCCCCTTTCATTGCTTTCATTGCATTCCTCCTGCTATTGACATTCTCAGTGTCACTTGCCTCTCACTACCTTATCGCCACCCATGCACTGACCTCTGTTGCATCCTCCATCGCTACAGTGAGGGAAGATACAACAGCATTCGACGTGCATGCAAGAACAAAGCAAAGCGAAGCGAGGCGAGATGGTGACGATAACGAGATACTTgctagcaaaaaataaaaaatgagaaaatgataaGAGAAAgacaatgagagaaaatgagctCAGCTATTCAAAATTGACAAGAGCCCCACAATTGACCAAGGGGTCACATTACCCCGATTAAATAAGAGTGCCCAAATTTGCATTCCATCATAGATCCATCACGAGAATAAATGACCTAGTGGATCCAATTTGCTCAATGGATATAGTCAATTGAAAATCCCtctaatatatacaaaatatctcTCAAATCACTTGATATTCTCATCACAAGAACCAAACTATGCTATCGGGTGCCACTCCATACTGTCAATAAATAAGAATGAAtttatagaaatataattattaaaattaaaattactttatATTAGCCAAATTTCTTCCTATTGACTTGAATATAGAGTTATCTCAAAAGATAAAAGCCCTACATTgatagatatttaatttaaggcaagtatgatttgatttgtttcAAACTATTAAGtctcaacaaaaacaaaaaaaatattatattttatataattattatatttaaattgacacattaatattacttaataaaaattaagcAACATTACTTTAAGAAATCAAAACTGTgttgatattattaaaatttatatacttGGATTTGAATACACGATACGGCGGTATATTACATcacattgaatatttttggCCACTGTGGGATTGCCCACACCGAATCATTTGCCCGCCTTACCTTCACCACGAACGGTCAGTGGAACGCGTTTTCGTTCTCTCCAGATAACGTTCCCAACCAAacctcgctctctctctctctctctctctcagagtcTGGAACTGGTTCCAAAATGGAGACAATGGTGTCGAATTCCACGGTTTCCACCGTCTTGTTCCGACGGCCATTTGCAGCATTTGCTCCGGTTCGTACAGTGGCCGCCGGCGGTACCTTGCGCATCGCCAGTCTGCTCTCGCCTTCGCCGAAGAAGTTCTCGCTCCGGTTCCGGAGTCGACGACAGCTACGGTCAAGGCTTTGTTGTTCTTCTTCAATACGCAGGAAATCGTTAACTATCTGCGGCGTTATGGAGATAGACGAGAGCCAGTTCTCGGACGTCGTGCTGAATTCCGATCTTCCGGTACTTGTCGAATTCGTCGCCACCTGGTGCGGCCCTTGCCGTTTGATCTCTCCCGCCATTGAATCGGTTGCACAAGTATGAATATATTGTTCTCTATCTCACCCTATCTATTCCAGTTTCTTTAAGCTGAgtgcatatattatatttaactcACTAACTTAGGGCTTAATCCAAGTTGAAAAATGCCTAaccatttcatttgaatttaaattatggGAAGTAACCAAATCgctttgtttttttctttaggTGAGAAGTTCATTAAACAGAACGAACAAATTATGTACACGTAGTTAGGGCATACCCTGAGCTAAGCTTAGACAACACAAAGCATAAAGGCCTCCTGTCCCAAATatagaaaacataaaaatataggCCTCCGGCCACAAATATGGAAAACGCAAACGACTTACCCAGACAACTCACTGGAGGGCTCCAGCAATGCACCAAAGCCTCTCCCTACAACGTTGGAGGAAACTGAAGGGTCATCAAGCAGGTCCACACAGCAATATGAATTTGATACGCCGACTGCATCTCCACGCACTCCTTGCCAAAAAAGCAGTGATTGTTCCTTTCCCGCCCAAAGAAAATACACCATCGCCTCGAGGAGGAGACGAAAAGTATCTACCACGGGCGCTTACCACTCCGTTTCCGAGCCTTACAAAGAATCCCCTGATCCCAAGAATGCCACGGCCAAGCAAAACTTGCATGGCATGGAATATTGGGCACGGTAGAGTTGAACAGTGAAGACGGACTGATGTCGGGCATAATTGAGTTTAGTCGTGAAACCAAAATTCTATGTAGCAGATATTGTTTAATTATGGTCTAGTTAGCCCTCGGTCA from Diospyros lotus cultivar Yz01 chromosome 9, ASM1463336v1, whole genome shotgun sequence encodes the following:
- the LOC127810516 gene encoding E3 ubiquitin-protein ligase RING1-like, yielding MASAGGPVAGRGPQLYFCYQCERTVTLTPSPNFDLLCPSCNGGFLEEWEQDRSPNPNNPGLDSLDPFSAFPDPLSDFLTGLPLLLSSSSSTSLDLQNPSAFSNIFDQRRALPLSQDPERFDPYAFLQNHLANLVAGGANIEFMIANQPSDQGFRPPLNLGDYVVGPGLEQLIQQLAENDPNRYGTPPAAKSAIKALPRVTVDDELLSSDLAQCAVCKDDFERDMEVKQMPCKHVYHPDCIVPWLELHNSCPVCRYELPTDDPEYENPAPGSTGSGNPTAGSGSDAGTSEGSSPGQRTVERRFRISLAWPFGSAGSGAGGGSNTGGQQNRGMGSERQEDLD
- the LOC127810156 gene encoding thioredoxin X, chloroplastic, with protein sequence METMVSNSTVSTVLFRRPFAAFAPVRTVAAGGTLRIASLLSPSPKKFSLRFRSRRQLRSRLCCSSSIRRKSLTICGVMEIDESQFSDVVLNSDLPVLVEFVATWCGPCRLISPAIESVAQEYKEKLIVVKIDHDVNPRLIEKYKVYGLPTLIFFKNGQEVPGSRREGAITKVQLKEYVDALLESVSVT